From one Thalassobaculum sp. OXR-137 genomic stretch:
- a CDS encoding HAMP domain-containing sensor histidine kinase, translated as MASDRRLAGGVSIAALVLVGLLSLSGIAASVLGGLRLADYSRQVWEERARIEALAHSTAIDGALLQVEAQLRALATLFYSSEYVDDRELAQAEANLPSEGLSITLTGLVFASVIDDSQRSATETEFGFPFTVPGEPGTRSPMTLSHFPVVLPSTTYPQFHIGADLAAVAALRSMALSADRLRRQVIMSPTFELDGRQVVGFAMSAPNGKTQGLLLGLLALDDLFERVMRSDRPSLHMRLLEYPGSWEFDGMPRVVRGMAELPTDSLVTFDHRFTHGEARWNLQWSVRPGFQGGVDTVPALLVGVGGSLLSLLVGLALCLLIYQNALIRRRVEDRTAELSEALHRAEVGNRAKTNFLAVIGHELRTPLNAVIGFADLLENLQPSDVSRNYVHFVQGGGRHLLRLVNALLEVAQAEAGELTLAESEIGIRDLVEEAVHALDPALVLSTVAIDLDLADDLPTVRGDRERLMLVVVNLLLNAIRAAGDAGRVVVRAVRLPDTGWVRLLLSDSGPGMTDDQLQASLRLFEQVENPMNRRHEGLGIGLPLCRHLVHLHGGILAIDTKPGTGTTVTVDLPAAGAVRSPRP; from the coding sequence GTGGCGAGCGACCGCCGCCTTGCCGGTGGCGTCTCCATTGCCGCATTGGTGCTTGTCGGACTTCTCTCCCTCTCCGGAATCGCCGCCTCTGTACTCGGCGGCCTAAGGCTGGCCGACTACAGCCGTCAGGTCTGGGAAGAGCGCGCCCGGATCGAAGCGCTGGCGCATTCCACCGCCATCGACGGCGCCCTGCTCCAGGTCGAGGCCCAGCTTCGGGCGCTCGCGACTCTGTTCTACAGCTCCGAATATGTCGACGACCGCGAACTCGCGCAGGCCGAAGCGAACCTGCCCTCCGAAGGCCTGAGCATCACCCTGACCGGCCTCGTCTTCGCATCGGTCATCGATGACAGCCAGCGGAGCGCGACGGAGACCGAGTTCGGGTTCCCCTTCACGGTGCCCGGAGAGCCCGGGACCCGGTCGCCGATGACGCTCAGCCACTTTCCGGTGGTCCTGCCCAGCACGACCTATCCCCAGTTCCACATCGGCGCCGACCTCGCCGCCGTCGCGGCCCTGCGGTCCATGGCGCTGTCCGCCGACCGTCTGCGCCGTCAGGTCATCATGAGCCCGACCTTCGAGCTCGACGGTAGGCAGGTCGTCGGCTTCGCCATGTCCGCGCCCAACGGAAAGACCCAGGGCCTGCTGCTCGGTCTGCTGGCCCTGGACGATCTGTTCGAGCGGGTGATGCGATCGGACCGGCCCAGTCTGCATATGCGGCTGCTGGAATACCCCGGAAGTTGGGAGTTCGACGGGATGCCGCGGGTCGTGCGCGGTATGGCGGAGCTGCCGACCGACAGCCTGGTCACCTTTGATCACCGCTTCACCCATGGCGAGGCGCGTTGGAACCTGCAATGGAGCGTCAGGCCCGGTTTCCAGGGCGGGGTCGATACCGTCCCGGCGCTTCTGGTGGGTGTCGGCGGCTCCCTGCTGAGCCTGCTCGTCGGTCTGGCGCTGTGCCTGCTGATCTACCAGAACGCGCTGATCCGCCGCCGGGTGGAGGATCGGACCGCCGAACTGAGCGAGGCGCTGCATCGGGCCGAAGTCGGCAACCGGGCCAAGACGAATTTCCTGGCGGTGATCGGCCATGAGCTGCGCACGCCGCTGAACGCCGTGATCGGCTTCGCGGACCTGCTGGAGAACCTGCAGCCGAGCGATGTCTCCCGCAACTACGTCCATTTCGTGCAGGGGGGCGGCCGCCATCTGCTGCGCCTGGTCAACGCCCTGCTGGAGGTCGCCCAGGCCGAGGCCGGCGAACTCACGCTGGCGGAGTCCGAGATCGGGATCCGCGATCTGGTGGAGGAGGCCGTACACGCACTCGATCCGGCCCTGGTCCTCTCCACCGTCGCGATCGACCTGGATCTGGCCGACGATCTGCCCACGGTGCGGGGCGACCGGGAGCGCCTGATGCTGGTGGTGGTCAACCTGCTGCTCAACGCCATCCGCGCGGCAGGCGACGCGGGACGTGTGGTCGTGCGGGCGGTCCGGCTGCCGGACACGGGCTGGGTCCGGCTCCTCCTGTCGGATTCCGGGCCCGGGATGACGGATGACCAGCTCCAGGCGTCCCTGCGGCTGTTCGAGCAGGTCGAGAACCCGATGAACCGCCGGCACGAGGGGCTCGGCATCGGTCTGCCTCTGTGCCGCCATCTGGTGCACCTGCACGGCGGCATCCTGGCGATCGACACCAAACCGGGAACGGGGACGACGGTGACCGTCGACCTGCCCGCCGCCGGGGCCGTCAGGTCGCCACGGCCATGA
- a CDS encoding adenosylcobalamin-dependent ribonucleoside-diphosphate reductase, whose amino-acid sequence MNDLAPISTQIWDMKYRLKQGGSAIDATMEDTWTRVATALAQAEKPRERAQWAARFREVLDGFRFLPAGRIVAGAGTGRQVTLFNCFVMGTIPDSMGGIFDALKEAALTMQQGGGIGYDFSTIRPKGAPVKGVGADASGPLSFMDVWDAMCRTIMSAGSRRGAMMATLRCDHPDIESFVEVKRDPVRLRMFNLSVLVTDAFMQAVETDADWDLKFDGEVFRTIRARDLWDRIMTATYDVAEPGVIFIDRINQRNNLHYCETIAATNPCGEQPLPPYGACLLGSMNLATFVRHPFEAGASLDEEALAEAVPLAVRMMDNVVDVSLFPLEEQRREALAKRRIGLGVTGLADALIMCGLRYGSPDAVATVERWMDAVRRHAYQASIDLAAEKGAFPLFDRDAYLAGESISELDDDLKAGIAKHGIRNALVTSIAPTGTISLLADNVSSGLEPVFSFTYDRTVLMPDGSKKVEEVSDFAYRLYRRLKGETAELTDAFVDAQSLTPHDHVVMQAAVQKYVDSSISKTINVPEDIAFETFKDVYREAYRTGCKGCTTYRPNLITGSVLATKREEPEQAAPETAEAEAHEIVHLTKPLDRPTFLPGATYKIKWADSDHAIYITVNDIEQDGRRRPFEVFINSKNMEHFAWTVALTRMISAVFRRGGDVSFVVDELKAVFDPRGGQWVKGRYVPSLLAAIGDVIEEHMLAIGFLKAPDAETVAPKPVKQVINIGTAPGQCPSCGSVALVKQEGCDLCTACGYSKCG is encoded by the coding sequence ATGAACGATCTCGCGCCCATCAGTACGCAGATCTGGGACATGAAATACCGCCTGAAACAGGGCGGATCCGCCATCGACGCAACGATGGAGGATACCTGGACGCGGGTCGCCACCGCGCTGGCGCAGGCCGAGAAGCCGCGCGAGCGGGCGCAATGGGCGGCGCGGTTCCGCGAGGTGCTGGACGGGTTCCGCTTCCTGCCGGCCGGCCGCATCGTCGCCGGCGCCGGCACCGGGCGTCAGGTCACCCTGTTCAACTGCTTCGTCATGGGCACCATCCCCGACAGCATGGGCGGCATCTTCGACGCGCTGAAGGAAGCGGCCCTGACCATGCAGCAGGGCGGCGGCATCGGCTACGACTTCTCCACGATCCGGCCCAAGGGCGCGCCGGTCAAAGGCGTGGGCGCCGACGCCTCGGGCCCGCTGTCGTTCATGGACGTCTGGGACGCCATGTGCCGCACCATCATGAGCGCCGGCTCCCGCCGCGGCGCCATGATGGCGACCCTGCGCTGCGACCACCCGGACATCGAATCCTTCGTCGAGGTGAAGCGCGATCCTGTGCGGCTGCGGATGTTCAACCTCTCGGTCCTGGTCACCGACGCTTTCATGCAGGCGGTGGAGACCGACGCCGACTGGGATCTGAAGTTCGACGGGGAGGTGTTCCGCACGATCCGCGCCCGCGACCTGTGGGACCGGATCATGACCGCCACCTACGACGTGGCGGAGCCGGGCGTGATCTTCATCGACCGGATTAACCAGCGCAACAACCTGCACTATTGCGAGACCATCGCCGCCACCAATCCCTGCGGCGAGCAGCCGCTGCCGCCCTACGGCGCCTGCCTGCTCGGATCGATGAACCTGGCGACCTTCGTGCGCCATCCGTTCGAAGCCGGTGCCAGTCTGGACGAGGAGGCCCTGGCCGAAGCCGTGCCGCTCGCCGTGCGGATGATGGACAACGTGGTCGACGTCTCCCTGTTCCCGCTGGAGGAGCAGCGGCGCGAGGCGCTGGCCAAGCGGCGCATCGGGCTCGGCGTGACCGGGCTGGCCGATGCGCTGATCATGTGCGGCCTGCGTTACGGCTCGCCGGACGCGGTGGCGACGGTGGAACGCTGGATGGACGCGGTGCGCCGCCACGCCTACCAGGCCTCCATCGACCTCGCGGCCGAGAAGGGCGCCTTCCCGCTGTTCGACCGCGACGCCTATCTGGCGGGCGAGAGCATCTCGGAGCTGGACGACGACCTGAAGGCGGGGATCGCCAAGCACGGCATCCGCAACGCCCTGGTCACCTCCATCGCCCCGACCGGTACGATCTCCCTGCTGGCCGACAACGTGTCGAGCGGGCTGGAGCCGGTGTTCAGCTTCACCTACGACCGCACCGTGCTGATGCCGGACGGTTCCAAGAAGGTGGAGGAGGTGAGCGACTTCGCCTACCGCCTGTACCGGCGCCTGAAGGGCGAGACGGCGGAGCTGACCGACGCCTTCGTCGACGCCCAGAGCCTGACCCCGCACGACCATGTGGTCATGCAGGCGGCGGTTCAGAAATACGTCGACAGCTCGATCTCCAAGACCATCAACGTGCCGGAGGACATTGCCTTCGAGACGTTCAAGGACGTCTATCGCGAGGCCTACCGCACGGGCTGCAAGGGCTGCACCACCTATCGGCCGAACCTGATCACCGGCTCGGTGCTGGCCACCAAGCGCGAGGAGCCGGAACAGGCGGCACCGGAAACGGCCGAAGCCGAGGCGCACGAGATCGTCCATCTGACCAAGCCGCTCGACCGGCCGACCTTCCTGCCGGGGGCGACCTACAAAATCAAATGGGCCGACAGCGACCACGCGATCTACATCACCGTGAACGACATCGAGCAGGACGGCCGCCGCCGCCCGTTCGAGGTCTTCATCAACTCCAAGAACATGGAGCATTTCGCCTGGACCGTGGCGCTGACCCGTATGATCAGCGCGGTGTTCCGGCGCGGCGGCGACGTGAGCTTCGTGGTCGACGAGCTGAAGGCGGTGTTCGATCCGCGCGGCGGGCAGTGGGTCAAGGGCCGCTACGTCCCCTCCCTGCTGGCGGCGATCGGCGACGTGATCGAAGAGCACATGCTGGCCATCGGCTTCCTGAAGGCGCCGGACGCCGAAACCGTCGCGCCGAAGCCGGTCAAGCAGGTGATCAATATCGGCACCGCACCGGGGCAATGCCCGAGCTGCGGCTCGGTCGCCCTGGTGAAGCAGGAGGGCTGCGACCTCTGCACCGCCTGCGGCTATTCCAAATGCGGCTGA
- a CDS encoding TRAP transporter substrate-binding protein → MTMIAKLAPAVSAALLAAGLSTAAMAETTTLRIQTHYAPETVSGKLAAQYIDNVQTMSNGEIQIEMFYSSSVVKSVETFDAAATGILDCDMTGGAYQTGKNPAFQFVGDIMGGYSTPYQQLSWLYYGGGLDAAQKLYNKFDMQLVGWWVYGQESLASSKPIRSTADLKDWKFRSPPGMETKIFENLGASPIVMDFTEVFTALESGIIDGADASGLANNQSLGLYDLVKHANYPGFHSMPSDHLACNKAKWDAMPESHRRIMSVAMESLALRTALTFEKKNAEAAADLKSKGVNLYAWSDEELQKFRDAAQAAWVDFATTDEAKALVESHLTYLRQLGLVKN, encoded by the coding sequence ATGACCATGATCGCTAAACTCGCACCCGCCGTGTCGGCAGCGCTGCTGGCCGCCGGGCTCAGCACCGCGGCGATGGCCGAGACCACCACACTGCGCATCCAGACGCACTACGCGCCGGAAACCGTGTCCGGCAAGCTCGCCGCCCAGTACATCGACAACGTTCAGACCATGTCGAACGGCGAGATCCAGATCGAGATGTTCTACTCGTCCTCGGTCGTGAAGTCGGTGGAGACCTTCGACGCGGCGGCGACGGGCATTCTCGACTGCGACATGACCGGCGGCGCCTATCAGACCGGCAAGAACCCGGCCTTCCAGTTCGTCGGCGACATCATGGGCGGGTACTCCACCCCGTATCAGCAGCTCTCCTGGCTGTACTACGGCGGCGGTCTGGACGCGGCCCAGAAGCTCTACAACAAGTTCGACATGCAGCTCGTGGGCTGGTGGGTCTACGGTCAGGAATCCCTGGCCTCGTCCAAGCCGATCCGCAGCACCGCCGATCTGAAGGACTGGAAGTTCCGCTCGCCCCCGGGCATGGAAACCAAGATCTTCGAGAATCTCGGCGCTTCGCCGATCGTCATGGACTTCACCGAGGTCTTCACCGCCCTTGAGTCCGGCATCATCGACGGCGCCGACGCCTCGGGTCTGGCGAACAACCAGTCTCTGGGTCTGTACGATCTGGTGAAGCACGCCAACTACCCGGGCTTCCACTCCATGCCGTCCGACCACCTGGCCTGCAACAAGGCGAAGTGGGACGCCATGCCGGAGAGCCATCGCCGGATCATGTCCGTCGCCATGGAATCCCTGGCCCTGCGCACCGCGCTTACCTTCGAGAAGAAGAACGCCGAGGCCGCCGCCGACCTGAAGTCCAAGGGCGTGAACCTGTACGCCTGGTCCGACGAGGAGCTGCAGAAGTTCCGCGACGCCGCCCAGGCGGCGTGGGTCGACTTCGCGACCACCGACGAGGCCAAGGCCCTGGTCGAGAGCCACCTGACCTATCTGCGTCAGCTCGGTCTGGTGAAGAACTGA
- a CDS encoding TRAP transporter substrate-binding protein, whose translation MRMIAKLAPAVPAALLAAGLSTAAMAETTSLRIQTHYAPETVSGKLAAQYIDNVQTMSNGEIQIEMFYSSSVVKSVEAFDAAATGILDCEMTSGAYQTGKNPAFQFVGDIMGGYSTPYQQLSWLYYGGGMEAAQKLYNQFDMQLIGWWVYGQESLSSSKPIRNADDFKDWKFRSPPGMETKIFENMGASPIVMDFTEVFTALESGIIDGADASGLANNQSLGLYDLVKHANYPGFHSMPSDHLACNKAKWDAMPESHRRIMSVAMESLALRTALTFEKKNAEAAADLKTKGVTLYAWSDEDLQKFRNAAQAAWVDFATTPEAKALVESHMTYLRQLGLVQN comes from the coding sequence ATGAGAATGATTGCGAAGCTTGCGCCCGCCGTGCCGGCGGCGCTGCTCGCCGCCGGGCTCAGCACCGCGGCCATGGCCGAGACGACGAGCCTGCGCATCCAGACGCACTACGCGCCGGAAACCGTCTCCGGCAAGCTCGCCGCCCAGTACATCGACAACGTCCAGACCATGTCGAACGGCGAGATCCAGATCGAAATGTTCTACTCGTCCTCCGTCGTGAAGTCGGTGGAAGCGTTCGACGCGGCCGCCACCGGCATTCTCGACTGCGAGATGACCAGCGGTGCCTATCAGACCGGCAAGAATCCGGCCTTCCAGTTTGTCGGCGACATCATGGGCGGGTACTCGACCCCGTATCAGCAGCTTTCCTGGCTGTATTACGGCGGCGGCATGGAGGCGGCCCAGAAGCTGTACAACCAGTTCGACATGCAGCTCATCGGCTGGTGGGTCTACGGTCAGGAATCCCTGTCCTCCTCCAAGCCGATCCGCAACGCCGATGACTTCAAGGATTGGAAGTTCCGCTCCCCGCCGGGCATGGAAACCAAGATCTTCGAGAACATGGGCGCCAGCCCGATCGTGATGGACTTCACCGAGGTCTTCACCGCGCTCGAGTCCGGCATCATCGACGGCGCCGACGCCTCCGGTCTGGCCAACAACCAGTCGCTCGGCCTGTACGATCTGGTGAAGCACGCCAACTACCCGGGCTTCCACTCCATGCCGTCCGACCACCTGGCCTGCAATAAGGCGAAGTGGGACGCCATGCCGGAGAGCCATCGCCGGATCATGTCCGTCGCCATGGAATCCCTGGCCCTGCGCACCGCGCTGACCTTCGAGAAGAAGAACGCGGAAGCCGCTGCGGACCTGAAGACCAAGGGCGTCACGCTCTACGCCTGGTCGGACGAGGATCTTCAGAAGTTCCGCAACGCCGCCCAGGCCGCCTGGGTCGACTTCGCGACCACGCCGGAAGCCAAGGCCCTGGTCGAGAGCCACATGACCTATCTGCGTCAGCTCGGCCTGGTGCAGAACTGA
- a CDS encoding TRAP transporter small permease encodes MVEHERTGPLDWVTWGFSRIAMWAPAFIVAIIFYEVVMRYVFLAPTLWVNEMSLWVGGGIYLTAGLYALQQRSHIRIFILYDMAPKWMRQLFDTLSVLCVVIFAVAVVWGGYGEAKAKFLRWETFGTAFDPPIPATIKPLILITLIFLALQSVSNLIYDWNKDPQSHDPADDIDMPNIGTDPSNTRTD; translated from the coding sequence ATGGTCGAGCATGAGCGGACCGGTCCTCTGGACTGGGTGACGTGGGGCTTCAGCCGGATCGCGATGTGGGCGCCCGCCTTCATCGTCGCCATCATCTTCTATGAAGTGGTGATGCGGTACGTCTTCCTGGCGCCGACGCTCTGGGTCAATGAGATGTCCCTGTGGGTCGGCGGCGGCATCTACCTGACCGCCGGGCTCTACGCGCTGCAGCAGCGCAGCCACATCCGCATCTTCATCCTCTACGACATGGCGCCCAAGTGGATGCGCCAGCTGTTCGACACCCTGTCCGTGCTCTGCGTGGTGATCTTCGCCGTCGCCGTCGTGTGGGGCGGGTATGGCGAGGCCAAGGCCAAGTTCCTGCGCTGGGAGACCTTCGGCACCGCCTTCGACCCGCCGATCCCGGCGACCATCAAGCCGCTGATCCTGATCACCCTGATCTTCCTGGCCCTGCAGTCGGTCTCCAACCTGATCTACGACTGGAACAAGGATCCCCAATCCCACGATCCGGCCGACGACATCGACATGCCGAACATCGGCACCGACCCGTCCAACACCCGGACCGACTGA
- a CDS encoding TRAP transporter large permease, protein MDIGTISLILLVGMLALLAIGMPLGFASGFLAVVVMVLKFGPDLLFGTFGTGPMNILAQRLYGITTNYVLVSVPLFIFMATLLERSGIARDMYSTLNIWLSRTRGGIAVVTAVMAIVMAAMSGIIGGEVVLLGLIALPQMLRLGYDQNLAVGTICASGSLGTMIPPSIVLIFYGLITETSIHALFQAAFLPGFILAGCYIVYILIRTRMYPEQAPLPEPSPDDMTGSEKATMGFSLLAMMVGGAAALVVVRGAVLYTVGSIDEETTLIDAQSLGVAAAIAAACLAFLLLVVGRQKAADAWEKGKGLVAPLLIVIVVLGSIYGGITGITEAAGMGSIAVLVLIVLRGEFSFQLLQEASMRTFKSTGTIIWVTFGATALAGAYTIAGGPTYVANLILGYDLPTMGVLLVMMVIFLFLGAFMDWTGIVLLVMPVFLPIVLKMPMEELGLTGGLDSVTLVKVWFGILFCVNMQVSFLSPPFGPAAFYLKSVAPPHISLTDIFRGFLPFICIQLLILALILLVPEITTVFL, encoded by the coding sequence ATGGATATCGGGACAATCTCGCTGATCCTGCTGGTCGGCATGCTCGCCCTGCTGGCGATCGGCATGCCGCTCGGCTTCGCCTCCGGCTTCCTCGCCGTCGTCGTCATGGTGCTGAAGTTCGGGCCCGACCTGCTGTTCGGCACCTTCGGCACCGGGCCGATGAACATCCTGGCCCAGCGGCTCTACGGCATCACCACGAACTACGTTCTGGTCTCGGTCCCTCTGTTCATCTTCATGGCGACGCTGCTGGAACGGTCCGGCATCGCGCGGGACATGTATTCGACGCTGAACATCTGGCTGTCGCGCACCCGGGGCGGCATCGCCGTGGTCACCGCGGTGATGGCCATCGTCATGGCGGCGATGTCCGGCATCATCGGCGGCGAAGTGGTGCTGCTCGGCCTGATCGCCCTGCCGCAGATGCTGCGCCTGGGCTACGACCAGAACCTCGCGGTCGGCACGATCTGCGCGTCGGGCTCGCTCGGCACCATGATCCCGCCGTCCATCGTGCTGATCTTCTACGGCCTGATCACCGAGACCTCGATCCACGCCCTGTTCCAGGCGGCCTTCCTGCCCGGCTTCATCCTGGCCGGCTGCTATATCGTCTACATCCTGATCCGGACCCGCATGTATCCCGAGCAGGCTCCCCTGCCCGAGCCGTCGCCGGACGACATGACCGGCAGTGAGAAGGCCACGATGGGCTTCAGCCTGCTGGCGATGATGGTCGGCGGGGCGGCCGCCCTGGTCGTCGTGCGCGGCGCCGTGCTCTACACCGTCGGCTCGATCGACGAGGAGACCACCCTGATCGACGCCCAGTCGCTCGGCGTCGCGGCAGCGATCGCCGCTGCCTGCCTCGCCTTCCTCCTCCTGGTGGTCGGTCGCCAGAAGGCCGCCGACGCCTGGGAGAAGGGCAAGGGCCTGGTGGCCCCGCTGCTGATCGTCATCGTCGTGCTCGGCTCGATCTACGGCGGTATCACCGGCATCACCGAGGCGGCGGGCATGGGCTCGATCGCCGTGCTGGTCCTCATCGTGCTGCGCGGGGAGTTCTCCTTCCAGCTCCTGCAGGAAGCCTCCATGCGCACCTTCAAGTCGACCGGCACCATCATCTGGGTGACGTTCGGCGCCACCGCCCTGGCCGGCGCCTACACCATCGCCGGCGGGCCGACCTACGTGGCCAACCTGATCCTCGGCTACGACCTGCCGACCATGGGCGTGCTGCTGGTGATGATGGTGATCTTCCTGTTCCTCGGCGCGTTCATGGACTGGACCGGCATCGTCCTGCTGGTCATGCCGGTGTTCCTGCCGATCGTCCTGAAGATGCCGATGGAGGAGCTCGGCCTGACCGGCGGCCTCGACAGCGTCACCCTGGTGAAGGTTTGGTTCGGGATCCTGTTCTGCGTCAACATGCAGGTAAGCTTCCTGTCGCCGCCCTTCGGACCCGCGGCGTTCTATCTGAAGTCCGTGGCTCCGCCACATATATCCCTGACGGACATCTTCCGGGGTTTCCTGCCGTTCATCTGCATCCAGCTGCTGATCCTGGCGCTGATCCTGCTGGTGCCGGAAATCACGACGGTCTTCCTCTAG